One Kineococcus radiotolerans SRS30216 = ATCC BAA-149 DNA window includes the following coding sequences:
- a CDS encoding 30S ribosomal protein bS22, with product MGSVIKKRRKRMAKKKHRKLLRRTRHQRRNKK from the coding sequence TTGGGCTCTGTCATCAAGAAGCGTCGCAAGCGCATGGCGAAGAAGAAGCACCGCAAGCTGCTTCGCCGCACGCGCCACCAGCGCCGCAACAAGAAGTGA
- a CDS encoding diguanylate cyclase, which yields MRGRSGDRWAALGAVRAGLRPFPPDLEPEYRAARNAARSRYLVPTALLGICCLDLYVLVDLVLAPQVVLLSLLLRLAVVTPAMLAALVVRRWRLRRDPASGVDGPLFAGAAALVVAVLVLIQSTAPGALGGAYFAGSFIVVVFFVTLLRSDVRQAAAGLVAMLAAFGHGQALIGADPVPLQVAALLAVAVAGFFGLVMAGHVETSERARFLAERRERALARERERLIAALATAAVRDELTGLLNRRGLHERLPAPGTPVAVLVVDVDHFKSYNDRFGHLEGDRCLAGVAATLEAGSRPGDVVARTGGEEFVVLLHPDAGAPGGRAAQRADARAAAERLHAAVRALALPHPARPDGPGVVTVSVGVALGHWDEAFAAADAAVYAAKHAGRDRVHEAPGAPEAPEAPEAPEAPEAPEAPAAREAREVAP from the coding sequence GTGCGAGGACGGAGCGGTGACCGGTGGGCGGCCCTGGGCGCCGTGCGGGCCGGTCTGAGGCCCTTCCCGCCCGACCTGGAACCGGAGTACCGGGCGGCCCGCAACGCGGCGCGCTCGCGCTACCTGGTGCCCACCGCGCTGCTCGGGATCTGCTGCCTGGACCTCTACGTCCTCGTCGACCTCGTCCTGGCCCCGCAGGTCGTGCTCCTGTCGTTGCTCCTGCGCCTGGCGGTGGTCACCCCCGCCATGCTCGCGGCGCTGGTGGTGCGGCGGTGGCGGCTGCGCCGCGACCCGGCCTCCGGCGTGGACGGGCCGCTGTTCGCCGGGGCCGCCGCCCTCGTCGTGGCGGTGCTGGTCCTCATCCAGAGCACCGCTCCCGGCGCGCTCGGCGGGGCCTACTTCGCCGGGTCGTTCATCGTCGTCGTCTTCTTCGTCACCCTGCTGCGCTCCGACGTGCGTCAGGCCGCGGCCGGGCTCGTCGCCATGCTCGCCGCCTTCGGCCACGGGCAGGCGCTCATCGGCGCCGACCCCGTCCCGCTGCAGGTCGCGGCCCTGCTCGCCGTCGCCGTCGCGGGCTTCTTCGGGCTCGTGATGGCCGGCCACGTCGAGACCAGCGAGCGCGCCCGCTTCCTCGCCGAGCGCCGCGAGCGGGCCCTGGCCCGGGAGCGGGAGCGGCTCATCGCCGCGCTGGCCACCGCCGCCGTCCGCGACGAGCTGACCGGCCTGCTCAACCGCCGCGGCCTGCACGAGCGGCTGCCGGCGCCCGGCACCCCCGTCGCCGTCCTCGTGGTCGACGTCGACCACTTCAAGAGCTACAACGACCGGTTCGGCCACCTCGAGGGCGACCGCTGCCTGGCCGGGGTCGCCGCGACGTTGGAGGCCGGTTCGCGTCCCGGTGACGTCGTGGCCCGCACCGGCGGGGAGGAGTTCGTCGTGCTGCTCCACCCGGATGCCGGCGCGCCCGGGGGCCGCGCCGCGCAGCGCGCCGACGCACGGGCGGCGGCCGAGCGCCTGCACGCCGCCGTGCGCGCCCTCGCCCTGCCCCACCCTGCCCGCCCGGACGGCCCCGGCGTCGTCACCGTGAGCGTCGGGGTGGCCCTTGGCCACTGGGACGAGGCCTTCGCCGCCGCCGACGCGGCCGTCTACGCCGCCAAGCACGCCGGGCGCGACCGCGTGCACGAAGCCCCCGGAGCCCCCGAGGCCCCCGAGGCCCCCGAGGCCCCCGAGGCCCCCGAGGCCCCCGAGGCCCCCGCGGCCCGCGAGGCGCGCGAGGTGGCCCCGTGA
- a CDS encoding helix-turn-helix domain-containing protein, with product MPEDRPLSEVRFLTVAEVASMMRVSKMTVYRLVHNGELPAVRVGRSFRVPEAAVHEYLRQSFIDTA from the coding sequence ATGCCTGAGGACCGCCCGCTCTCCGAGGTCCGGTTCCTGACCGTGGCCGAGGTCGCGTCGATGATGCGCGTGTCGAAGATGACGGTGTACCGGCTGGTGCACAACGGGGAGCTGCCCGCGGTGCGGGTGGGGCGCTCCTTCCGGGTGCCCGAGGCCGCCGTCCACGAGTACCTCCGCCAGTCCTTCATCGACACCGCCTGA
- a CDS encoding ferritin-like domain-containing protein: MFERLNTPEQIFSYKLGAALTMEKDTLAMLGDLQGEARRPELKALLAEHAEETRQQITVLEQCFALLGEEVDDSPCPVTKALAAEAKANLKKTDDSLVDAVILAGALETEYHEQAVYETLLIHARARGAAPVAALLETNLATERDAGAKVKAMAERIATTGVAVPVEGMSGGVKAGLVAGAAAAVGVAAAAASKVAEHRAEDAAAAAGARSLVEHPVETAPVTGVTDPGAVVEPGVSTVGATTTTGAEPFNDDALEERIAESEHRAHP, from the coding sequence ATGTTCGAACGCCTGAACACCCCTGAGCAGATCTTCAGCTACAAGCTGGGGGCGGCCCTCACCATGGAGAAGGACACCCTGGCCATGCTGGGTGACCTCCAGGGCGAGGCGCGCCGCCCGGAGCTCAAGGCGCTGCTCGCCGAGCACGCCGAGGAGACCCGCCAGCAGATCACCGTCCTCGAGCAGTGCTTCGCCCTGCTGGGCGAGGAGGTCGACGACTCCCCGTGCCCGGTGACCAAGGCGCTGGCGGCCGAGGCCAAGGCCAACCTCAAGAAGACCGACGACTCCCTCGTCGACGCCGTCATCCTCGCCGGGGCGCTGGAGACCGAGTACCACGAGCAGGCCGTCTACGAGACGCTGCTGATCCACGCCCGCGCCCGCGGCGCGGCGCCCGTCGCCGCGCTGCTCGAGACCAACCTCGCCACCGAGCGCGACGCCGGCGCCAAGGTGAAGGCCATGGCCGAGCGCATCGCCACCACCGGTGTCGCCGTCCCCGTCGAGGGGATGAGCGGCGGCGTCAAGGCCGGCCTCGTCGCCGGGGCCGCCGCCGCCGTGGGCGTCGCCGCCGCAGCGGCCTCGAAGGTCGCCGAGCACCGGGCCGAGGACGCGGCCGCGGCCGCGGGCGCCCGCTCCCTGGTGGAGCACCCCGTCGAGACCGCCCCCGTCACCGGTGTGACGGACCCGGGCGCAGTCGTGGAGCCCGGCGTCTCGACGGTGGGCGCCACGACGACCACCGGGGCCGAGCCGTTCAACGACGACGCGCTGGAGGAGCGCATCGCCGAGAGCGAGCACCGCGCGCACCCCTGA
- a CDS encoding acetoin utilization protein AcuC — MTDAVRVVWDPKFNGYDFGRWHPMAPVRLDLTARLCREFGLFDRPGVQVVTAEPADDDLLTSVHDPAYVAAVKAASADPRQAQEVFGLGTEDDPAFPGMHEAAARIVGGSVDLGRALVAGDALHGVNFCGGMHHAKPGCASGFCVYNDAAAAVVAMLREGAERVVYVDLDCHHGDGTEQVFWDDPRVLTISVHESGTTLFPGTGFADELGGPGALGGAVNLALPARTGDAGWLRAVHAVVPQLVTAFAPDVLVTQHGCDTHALDPLGHLMVSLDAQRVAAASMHRLAHDAAGGRWLALGGGGYEVVDVVPRTWAHLVAEASGAPIAPGTAVPAPWLAHVRDVFGRDAPAAMTDGQPATFTGWESGYDPDDAVDRAILATRRAAFPLHGLDPDFD; from the coding sequence GTGACCGACGCGGTGCGGGTCGTGTGGGACCCGAAGTTCAACGGCTACGACTTCGGGCGCTGGCACCCGATGGCTCCGGTCCGCCTGGACCTGACCGCCCGCCTGTGCCGGGAGTTCGGCCTCTTCGACCGCCCGGGGGTGCAGGTGGTGACGGCCGAGCCGGCCGACGACGACCTGCTCACCAGCGTCCACGACCCGGCCTACGTGGCCGCGGTCAAGGCGGCCTCGGCCGACCCGCGGCAGGCGCAGGAGGTCTTCGGCCTCGGCACCGAGGACGACCCGGCGTTCCCGGGGATGCACGAGGCGGCGGCCCGCATCGTCGGGGGGTCGGTGGACCTGGGCCGGGCGCTGGTGGCCGGGGACGCCCTGCACGGGGTCAACTTCTGCGGCGGCATGCACCACGCGAAACCCGGCTGCGCCAGTGGGTTCTGCGTCTACAACGACGCCGCGGCCGCGGTGGTGGCGATGCTGCGCGAGGGGGCCGAGCGCGTCGTCTACGTGGACCTCGACTGCCACCACGGCGACGGCACCGAGCAGGTCTTCTGGGACGACCCGCGGGTGCTGACGATCAGCGTGCACGAGTCCGGGACGACGCTGTTCCCGGGGACGGGCTTCGCCGACGAGCTCGGCGGGCCGGGCGCGCTGGGCGGGGCGGTCAACCTGGCCCTGCCGGCCCGCACCGGCGACGCGGGCTGGTTGCGGGCGGTGCACGCCGTGGTGCCGCAGCTGGTGACGGCCTTCGCCCCGGACGTCCTGGTGACCCAGCACGGGTGCGACACCCACGCGCTGGACCCGCTGGGTCACCTGATGGTGTCGCTGGACGCGCAGCGGGTGGCGGCGGCCTCGATGCACCGCCTGGCCCACGACGCCGCCGGGGGCCGGTGGCTGGCCCTGGGCGGCGGCGGCTACGAGGTCGTCGACGTGGTGCCGCGCACGTGGGCGCACCTGGTCGCGGAGGCCTCCGGCGCGCCGATCGCCCCGGGGACCGCGGTGCCCGCCCCGTGGCTGGCCCACGTGCGGGACGTCTTCGGCCGCGACGCCCCGGCGGCGATGACGGACGGGCAGCCCGCGACGTTCACGGGGTGGGAGTCGGGGTACGACCCCGACGACGCGGTGGACCGGGCGATCCTCGCCACCCGCCGGGCCGCCTTCCCCTTGCACGGCCTGGACCCGGACTTCGACTGA
- a CDS encoding glutaredoxin family protein, with the protein MDAASGGGAGPGAGVRPRLVLVSRVGCHLCDEGREVVRDVAAATGTTWAEVDVDADAELLRRYSDKVPVVLLDGVERDFGRLDAQRLRDALGGRRWWRRGRG; encoded by the coding sequence GTGGACGCTGCGTCAGGGGGAGGGGCGGGGCCCGGAGCCGGGGTCCGGCCGCGGCTGGTCCTCGTCTCCCGGGTGGGCTGCCACCTGTGCGACGAGGGCCGCGAGGTCGTGCGCGACGTCGCCGCCGCCACCGGGACGACGTGGGCCGAGGTCGACGTGGACGCCGACGCCGAGCTGCTGCGGCGCTACTCCGACAAGGTCCCCGTGGTGCTCCTCGACGGCGTCGAGCGGGACTTCGGCCGGCTGGACGCGCAGCGCCTGCGCGACGCCCTGGGCGGGCGGCGGTGGTGGCGGCGCGGAC
- the radA gene encoding DNA repair protein RadA: MPTRTSAKTARPGYRCAECGWTTAKWAGRCGECQAWGTVEEVGGTPTVRTTVPAQVREPARPIAEVDVEAARAAPTGVDEFDRVLGGGLVPGAVVLMAGEPGVGKSTLLLDAASRVAASGRTVLYVTAEESAAQVRLRAERIGALHARLLLASETDLATVLGHVERSAPDLLIVDSVQTVASGEVEGAAGGVSQVREVAGALIRVAKQRAMATLLVGHVTKDGSIAGPRTLEHLVDVVCQFEGERHSRLRLLRAVKNRYGPTDEVGCFDLNEDGIVGLPDPSGLFVSSTPEPVAGTCITVTLEGRRPLLAELQSLVATDQSPGSARRVTSGLDASRMAMVLAVCQRRLGVALANRDTFVATVGGVKLTEPSVDLAVALAVTSAVTDQPIPPGTIALGEVGLAGEVRRVTGVPRRLSEAARLGFTSAIVPAGSLADGKAPAGMTVHEVATLADACVRARLVRE; encoded by the coding sequence GTGCCCACCAGGACCTCCGCCAAGACCGCCCGCCCCGGCTACCGCTGCGCCGAGTGCGGCTGGACGACGGCGAAGTGGGCGGGCCGCTGTGGGGAGTGCCAGGCCTGGGGGACGGTCGAGGAGGTCGGCGGCACCCCGACGGTGCGCACGACGGTCCCCGCGCAGGTGCGCGAACCGGCCCGCCCCATCGCCGAGGTCGACGTCGAGGCCGCCCGGGCCGCGCCCACGGGCGTGGACGAGTTCGACCGCGTGCTGGGCGGCGGGCTGGTCCCCGGCGCGGTGGTGCTGATGGCCGGGGAGCCCGGGGTGGGGAAGTCGACGCTGCTGCTGGACGCGGCGTCGCGGGTCGCGGCCAGCGGCCGCACCGTCCTCTACGTGACGGCCGAGGAGTCCGCGGCCCAGGTCCGGCTGCGCGCCGAGCGGATCGGCGCGCTGCACGCCCGGCTGCTGCTGGCCTCGGAGACCGACCTCGCCACCGTCCTCGGGCACGTCGAGCGCTCCGCCCCCGACCTGCTGATCGTGGACTCGGTGCAGACCGTGGCCTCGGGGGAGGTCGAGGGCGCCGCGGGGGGCGTCTCGCAGGTCCGCGAGGTCGCCGGGGCCCTCATCCGCGTCGCGAAGCAGCGCGCGATGGCCACGCTGCTCGTCGGGCACGTCACCAAGGACGGCTCGATCGCCGGCCCGCGCACCCTCGAGCACCTCGTCGACGTCGTCTGCCAGTTCGAGGGCGAGCGCCACTCCCGGCTGCGGCTGCTGCGCGCGGTGAAGAACCGCTACGGCCCCACCGACGAGGTCGGCTGCTTCGACCTGAACGAGGACGGCATCGTCGGCCTGCCCGACCCCAGCGGCCTGTTCGTCTCCAGCACCCCCGAACCCGTCGCGGGCACCTGCATCACGGTGACCCTGGAGGGCCGCCGCCCGCTGCTGGCCGAGCTGCAGTCGCTGGTGGCGACCGACCAGTCCCCCGGCAGCGCCCGCCGGGTCACCAGCGGGCTGGACGCGAGCCGGATGGCCATGGTCCTCGCGGTCTGCCAACGCCGCCTCGGGGTGGCGCTGGCCAACCGCGACACCTTCGTCGCCACCGTGGGCGGGGTGAAGCTCACCGAGCCCTCCGTCGACCTCGCCGTGGCGCTGGCGGTGACGAGCGCGGTGACCGACCAGCCGATCCCGCCGGGGACGATCGCCCTGGGCGAGGTGGGGCTGGCCGGGGAGGTCCGCCGGGTCACCGGCGTGCCGCGCCGGCTCAGCGAGGCCGCCCGGCTGGGCTTCACCTCCGCCATCGTCCCCGCGGGGTCGCTGGCGGACGGGAAGGCCCCCGCCGGGATGACGGTCCACGAGGTCGCGACGCTGGCCGACGCGTGCGTGCGCGCGCGGCTGGTGCGGGAGTGA
- the disA gene encoding DNA integrity scanning diadenylate cyclase DisA — translation MPDRTPDEVLRQTLAILAPGTDLRDGLERILRGRTGALIVLGFDRVVDSLSTGGFALDVEFSATRLRELAKMDGAIVLDRDVSRIVRAAVQLVPDSSIETSESGTRHRTAERVAKQTGFPVISVSQSMRIVAVYTGNRRYVLEGSDAILGRANQALQTLERYRARLDEVTGTLSALEIEDLVTVRDVCSVVQRIEMVSRIADEISGYVVELGVDGRLLSLQLDELVGGVGPDRELVVRDYLEASRYEGPLEAVLESLAGLHQSDLVDLSQVARVLGFSVGGDSLDSAVSPKGFRLLNRVPRLPGAIVERLVDQFGDLQKLLAASIDDLMTVDGVGEQRARAVREGLSRLAESSILERYV, via the coding sequence GTGCCAGACCGGACGCCTGACGAGGTCCTCAGGCAGACCCTCGCGATCCTGGCGCCCGGGACGGACCTGCGCGACGGCCTGGAGCGCATCCTGCGCGGGCGCACCGGGGCCCTCATCGTCCTCGGCTTCGACCGGGTCGTGGACTCCCTGAGCACCGGCGGCTTCGCCCTCGACGTGGAGTTCTCCGCGACGCGGCTGCGCGAGCTGGCCAAGATGGACGGCGCGATCGTGCTGGACCGCGACGTGTCGCGGATCGTGCGCGCGGCCGTGCAGCTGGTCCCGGACTCCTCCATCGAGACCAGCGAGTCCGGGACCCGCCACCGCACCGCCGAGCGCGTCGCGAAGCAGACCGGCTTCCCCGTCATCTCGGTGTCGCAGTCGATGCGGATCGTCGCGGTCTACACCGGCAACCGCCGCTACGTGCTGGAGGGTTCCGACGCCATCCTCGGGCGGGCCAACCAGGCCCTGCAGACGCTGGAGCGCTACCGCGCCCGCCTCGACGAGGTGACCGGCACGCTGTCCGCCCTCGAGATCGAGGACCTGGTGACCGTCCGGGACGTGTGCTCGGTCGTGCAGCGCATCGAGATGGTCTCCCGCATCGCCGACGAGATCTCCGGCTACGTGGTCGAGCTCGGCGTCGACGGCCGGTTGCTGTCCCTGCAGCTGGACGAGCTCGTCGGCGGGGTCGGCCCCGACCGCGAGCTCGTGGTCCGCGACTACCTCGAGGCCAGCCGCTACGAGGGGCCGCTGGAGGCGGTGCTGGAGTCGCTGGCCGGGCTGCACCAGTCCGACCTCGTGGACCTCTCGCAGGTGGCGAGGGTCCTGGGGTTCTCCGTCGGCGGGGACTCCCTCGACTCCGCGGTGAGCCCCAAGGGCTTCCGGCTGCTCAACCGCGTCCCGCGCCTGCCCGGGGCGATCGTGGAGCGTCTCGTCGACCAGTTCGGGGACCTGCAGAAGCTCCTCGCCGCGAGCATCGACGACCTCATGACCGTCGACGGCGTCGGGGAGCAGCGCGCCCGCGCGGTGCGCGAGGGGCTGTCGCGGCTGGCGGAGTCCTCGATCCTCGAACGCTACGTCTGA
- a CDS encoding putative bifunctional diguanylate cyclase/phosphodiesterase, protein MNPARLLRLGQRLRALGLPVVSPSYEALAREASDEVLVTTAEGRITFCSPTFSRRWGVDRWALVGGDAFSWTHPEDRERVRAAFAAVCRPGSESVDSEHRYVVRSTGEVRWCRVRFSDARRVPGVGGIVWNCQDVTEVHDTLDALRHAATHDPLTGLGNRRRLLEVMERSLTDGLDSALLLLNLDGLKTVNDRHGHAVGDLVVRAVAERLDALVGDRGWLGRLDGDEFAVLLRGQEGPLSRALADLAQRAVGVARRPVEVEGRAVAVTAAAGTALLPGGDAGADAVEAGRRLFRHADIALGAAKAAGGNRWVPFSRALLDAAHDRAELAADLRHAVATGGLHLALQPLVDLAAGRTVGFEALVRWQHPQRGNVPPSVFVEVAEESGTILDLGAFVLESALEALVELQRAAGRSGLEVSVNLSGHQLQQPGLVAAVVDALRRHGLAPGQLCLEVTESVAVADLATARNTLQELRSHGVRIALDDFGTGYSSLSYLRRLPVDVLKIDKSFVDDVSGERADATGAAVLSGIVALSSALGLVTVAEGIETEQSHEVVRGAGCTWGQGYLFARPLSPAQAAAHLAAEAQNPRYRSTTA, encoded by the coding sequence GTGAACCCCGCGCGGCTCCTGCGGCTGGGGCAGCGGCTGCGCGCCCTGGGGCTGCCGGTCGTCTCGCCCAGCTACGAGGCGCTGGCCCGCGAGGCCAGCGACGAGGTCCTGGTCACGACCGCCGAGGGGCGCATCACGTTCTGCTCCCCGACGTTCAGCCGCCGCTGGGGGGTCGACCGGTGGGCCCTGGTGGGTGGGGACGCCTTCTCGTGGACCCACCCCGAGGACCGGGAGCGGGTCCGGGCCGCGTTCGCCGCGGTCTGCCGCCCCGGCTCGGAGTCGGTCGACAGCGAGCACCGCTACGTGGTGCGCTCCACCGGCGAGGTCCGCTGGTGCCGGGTGCGCTTCAGCGACGCCCGGCGCGTGCCGGGCGTGGGCGGGATCGTCTGGAACTGCCAGGACGTCACCGAGGTCCACGACACCCTGGACGCGCTGCGCCACGCCGCGACCCACGACCCGCTCACCGGCCTGGGCAACCGGCGCCGGCTGCTGGAGGTGATGGAGCGCTCCCTGACCGACGGGCTGGACAGCGCGCTGCTGCTGCTGAACCTCGACGGGCTGAAGACCGTCAACGACCGGCACGGCCACGCCGTCGGCGACCTCGTCGTCCGCGCGGTCGCGGAGCGCCTGGACGCCCTCGTCGGCGACCGGGGGTGGCTGGGCCGCCTCGACGGCGACGAGTTCGCCGTCCTGCTGCGCGGGCAGGAGGGGCCGCTCTCGCGCGCCCTGGCCGACCTGGCCCAGCGGGCCGTCGGCGTCGCGCGGCGGCCGGTGGAGGTGGAGGGGCGCGCGGTCGCCGTCACCGCCGCGGCGGGCACGGCCCTGCTGCCGGGCGGGGACGCCGGCGCGGACGCGGTGGAGGCGGGGCGGCGGCTGTTCCGCCACGCCGACATCGCCCTGGGGGCGGCGAAGGCCGCCGGCGGGAACCGGTGGGTGCCGTTCTCGCGCGCGCTGCTCGACGCCGCCCACGACCGCGCCGAGCTGGCCGCCGACCTCCGCCACGCGGTGGCGACCGGGGGGCTGCACCTGGCCCTGCAGCCGCTGGTCGACCTCGCCGCCGGACGGACGGTGGGCTTCGAGGCGCTGGTGCGTTGGCAGCACCCGCAGCGGGGGAACGTCCCCCCGTCGGTGTTCGTGGAGGTCGCCGAGGAGTCCGGGACGATCCTGGACCTGGGCGCCTTCGTGCTGGAGAGCGCGCTGGAGGCCCTGGTGGAGCTGCAGCGCGCCGCGGGCCGGTCGGGGCTGGAGGTGAGCGTCAACCTCTCCGGGCACCAGCTCCAGCAGCCCGGCCTGGTCGCGGCCGTCGTCGACGCGCTGCGCCGCCACGGCCTGGCCCCGGGGCAGCTGTGCCTGGAGGTGACCGAGAGCGTGGCCGTCGCGGACCTGGCGACGGCGCGGAACACGTTGCAGGAGCTGCGTTCGCACGGCGTGCGGATCGCCCTGGACGACTTCGGCACCGGGTACTCCTCGCTGTCGTACCTGCGCCGGCTGCCCGTGGACGTCCTCAAGATCGACAAGTCGTTCGTCGACGACGTCAGCGGTGAGCGCGCCGACGCGACCGGCGCGGCGGTGCTGTCGGGGATCGTCGCGCTGAGCTCGGCGCTGGGGCTGGTGACCGTCGCGGAGGGGATCGAGACCGAGCAGTCGCACGAGGTGGTCCGCGGGGCGGGGTGCACGTGGGGCCAGGGCTACCTGTTCGCGCGGCCGCTGTCGCCGGCCCAGGCCGCGGCGCACCTCGCGGCGGAGGCTCAGAACCCCCGGTACCGCAGCACGACGGCGTAG
- a CDS encoding HAD family hydrolase, with translation MPTAVPPAPPAVQAAFFDLDNTLVRGATLFYFARGLAARGFFSRRELQRFARRALRFAVRGEHLGHLVEARDLALAFVAGHETATIRQIGEEVYDEHVEARVSAGARELAHRHLAAGAAVWLVTAAPVEMADVVARRLGLTGALGTVAESEDGVYTGRLVGEPLHGQAKADAVRALAERDGFDLARCAAYSDSANDLPLLMMVGRPVVVNPDRALRRHAAARGWPVHEFRPWRHAVRWTARAGAAGVGAVAVVGLLRRR, from the coding sequence GTGCCCACTGCCGTGCCGCCCGCCCCGCCTGCGGTGCAGGCGGCGTTCTTCGACCTCGACAACACCCTGGTGCGCGGGGCCACCCTGTTCTACTTCGCCCGCGGCCTGGCCGCGCGCGGGTTCTTCTCCCGGCGCGAGCTGCAGCGCTTCGCCCGGCGGGCGCTGCGCTTCGCGGTGCGGGGAGAGCACCTGGGGCACCTCGTCGAGGCCCGCGACCTGGCCCTGGCCTTCGTCGCGGGGCACGAGACCGCGACGATCCGCCAGATCGGCGAGGAGGTCTACGACGAGCACGTGGAGGCCCGGGTGAGCGCGGGGGCCCGGGAGCTGGCCCACCGCCACCTGGCCGCGGGCGCCGCGGTCTGGCTGGTGACGGCCGCCCCGGTGGAGATGGCCGACGTGGTGGCCCGCCGCCTGGGGCTGACCGGCGCGCTGGGGACGGTCGCGGAGTCCGAGGACGGCGTCTACACCGGCCGGCTGGTGGGCGAACCGCTGCACGGGCAGGCCAAGGCCGACGCGGTGCGGGCGCTGGCCGAGCGCGACGGGTTCGACCTGGCCCGGTGCGCGGCCTACTCCGACTCCGCCAACGACCTGCCGCTGCTGATGATGGTGGGGCGGCCCGTCGTGGTGAACCCCGACCGCGCCCTGCGCCGGCACGCCGCCGCCCGCGGCTGGCCCGTGCACGAGTTCCGCCCCTGGCGCCACGCGGTGCGCTGGACGGCTCGGGCCGGGGCGGCGGGGGTGGGGGCCGTCGCGGTGGTGGGGCTGCTGCGCCGGCGCTGA
- a CDS encoding class I SAM-dependent methyltransferase has protein sequence MSTVVPSPNVWNSPEVYELENLAVDRGGLVEETMRGIHDWAGQDVLDVGCGTGFHLARFAVDARSVTGVEPHPPLLRLARRRVLDARPGPGAVRVLRGEAGALPLPDASVDVVHARWAYFFGPGCEPGLAELDRVVRRGGTAFVIDNDATRSTFGRWFSRSLPGYDQAAVDRFFARRGWSARPLEVAWEFDSRADLEAVVRIEFAPGQADAILAEHPGTSVDYAVVLRYRGF, from the coding sequence GTGAGCACGGTCGTCCCCAGCCCCAACGTCTGGAACTCCCCCGAGGTCTACGAGCTGGAGAACCTCGCCGTCGACCGCGGCGGGCTCGTCGAGGAGACGATGCGCGGGATCCACGACTGGGCGGGGCAGGACGTCCTCGACGTCGGCTGCGGGACGGGTTTCCACCTGGCCCGGTTCGCGGTGGACGCCCGGTCGGTCACCGGCGTCGAACCGCACCCGCCGCTGCTGCGCCTCGCGCGGCGACGGGTCCTCGACGCGCGCCCGGGCCCCGGAGCCGTCCGCGTCCTGCGCGGGGAGGCCGGGGCGCTGCCCCTGCCCGACGCGAGCGTCGACGTCGTCCACGCCCGCTGGGCCTACTTCTTCGGGCCGGGTTGCGAACCGGGGCTGGCCGAGCTGGACCGGGTCGTGCGCCGCGGCGGGACGGCCTTCGTCATCGACAACGACGCGACCCGCTCGACGTTCGGGCGCTGGTTCTCCCGCTCGCTGCCCGGCTACGACCAGGCGGCCGTGGACCGGTTCTTCGCCCGCCGCGGCTGGTCGGCCCGCCCCCTGGAGGTGGCGTGGGAGTTCGACTCCCGCGCCGACCTCGAGGCCGTGGTGCGCATCGAGTTCGCGCCCGGGCAGGCCGACGCGATCCTCGCCGAGCACCCCGGGACGAGCGTCGACTACGCCGTCGTGCTGCGGTACCGGGGGTTCTGA
- the proC gene encoding pyrroline-5-carboxylate reductase translates to MSGTLALVGAGVMGQTLLGGLLRAGREPGGVLVVDRRPGRARELHERFGVRVVDDVGAVAGASTVLLAVKPQDLLALLDSLAGHLAPDALVVSLAAGVTTAAIEARLPAGTAVVRVMPNTPSLVDEGMAGLSGGSACGDEQLAEAEDLLRSCGRTVVLAEKHLDAVTALSGSGPAYVFYVVEAMVEAGVLLGLPRATATELVVQTVVGAGAMLRETGQHPTVLREQVTSPAGTTAAALRQLDDSGVRAALVAAVEAAAARSRQLSGS, encoded by the coding sequence GTGAGCGGGACCCTGGCCCTGGTGGGGGCGGGGGTGATGGGGCAGACGCTGCTGGGCGGTCTGCTGCGCGCCGGCCGCGAACCCGGCGGCGTCCTGGTGGTGGACCGCCGCCCCGGGCGGGCGCGGGAGCTGCACGAGCGGTTCGGGGTCCGCGTCGTGGACGACGTGGGCGCGGTGGCGGGGGCCTCGACGGTCCTGCTCGCGGTCAAGCCGCAGGACCTTCTCGCGCTGCTGGACTCCCTCGCGGGGCACCTGGCCCCGGACGCGCTGGTGGTCTCGCTCGCGGCGGGGGTCACGACCGCGGCGATCGAGGCGCGGCTGCCCGCGGGCACGGCCGTGGTGCGGGTCATGCCCAACACCCCCTCCCTCGTCGACGAGGGGATGGCGGGCCTCTCGGGCGGCTCGGCCTGCGGCGACGAGCAGCTGGCCGAGGCCGAGGACCTGCTGCGCTCGTGCGGGCGCACGGTCGTGCTGGCCGAGAAGCACCTGGACGCGGTGACGGCGCTGAGCGGTTCCGGGCCCGCGTACGTGTTCTACGTGGTGGAGGCCATGGTCGAGGCCGGGGTGCTGCTGGGGCTGCCGCGCGCGACGGCGACCGAGCTGGTCGTGCAGACCGTCGTGGGCGCCGGCGCGATGCTGCGCGAGACGGGGCAGCACCCCACGGTCCTGCGCGAGCAGGTCACCTCCCCGGCGGGGACGACGGCGGCCGCGCTGCGGCAGCTGGACGACTCGGGGGTGCGGGCCGCGCTGGTCGCGGCCGTCGAGGCGGCCGCGGCCCGCTCCCGGCAGCTCTCGGGGAGCTGA